The DNA segment TTGCCGCGACGGATGATGCCGGCGTCAATCGGCGCGTGTACGCGGCGGCGCGCAGCCGCAGCCTGCCGGTGAACGTGGCCGATCAGCCGGCGCTATGCAGTTTTATCCTACCGGCGGTGATCGACCGAGCCCCGGTAACCATTGCGGTATCGAGCGGTGGAACCGCACCGGTACTCGCACGCCATCTCAAGACCCGACTGGAAACATTCATACCGCATACCTGGGGCCGTTTGGCCGGCCTGCTCGGTGGTTGGCGCGGTGAGGTTAAACGGCGTCTGAGCTCGCCATTGGCGCGTCGTCGCTTCTGGGAGGATGCATTGGAGGGACAGGTTGCCTCGCTTGCCTTGGCTGGGGATACGGTCGGAGCCGAGGCATGTCTTGCACAGGCGTTATCTGCGGCGGTTGACGAGGGGGTACAGGGTCAGGGCGGCGAGGTTTGGTTGGTGGGTGCAGGACCGGGGGATCCGGAATTGTTGACGCTCAAGGCCTTGCGGCTGTTGCAGCGGGCGGATGTGATTGTTTACGACCGCCTCGTCGGCCCAGAAATACTCGCGCTTGCGCGCCGTGAAGCCGAGCGTGTTTTCGTTGGCAAGCGCGCAAGTGATCATGCGTTGCCGCAGGAGGCGATCAGCGAACTGCTGGTGCGGCTCGCAACGGAGGGCAAGCGCGTGTTACGTCTCAAGGGGGGGATCCCTTCATTTTCGGACGCGGCGGCGAGGAGATCGAGCGCCTGGCTGCCGCCCATATCCCCTTCCAGGTCGTGCCAGGGGTGACCGCAGCCAGCGGCTGCGCAGCTTATGCCGGTATCCCGCTGACGCATCGCGATTGCGCTACTAGCGTGCGCTTCGTGACTGGGCACACGCGTGATGATCGCCTGGATCTTGATTGGGCTGGACTGGCGATGGCGCGGCAGACACTGGTGTTCTACATGGGGTTGGCCAACCTGTCCGAAATCTGCGAGCGGCTGATCGCGAATGGCATGTCGGCCGATACGCCGGCTGCGCTGGTGGAGCAAGGCACGACGCCTGGCCAGCGGGTCCACGCCGGCAATCTGACCACGCTACCGTCGCTGGCGGCCACGGCCGGATCGCCAAGCCTGGTAATCGTAGGCGAGGTGGTAGCCTTGCGTGAACGTCTCGGCTGGTATGAGGGCGCGGCACCCGGACAGTCCTCATTTGATCGCCCACCCTGTACCGCGGTTGCCGAGGCGCTGCACAGCGAGGTGGCATAAGGCAATTATCATGAGGCCTGCGATCCCGAATTCCAGCGCCGTGGACACGCGATGACACCGGCCGAATCTGCGGCAATCGGCGGGCCGCACGGATTTCAGTCCGCGTACGGTGTCATTCGCGGAGCGCGGTGTCTATGCGTGGATTGGTGGGCGATGGGTTTCGCCATTGCGCTGCCTGCGAAATACCTTGTCCGCGCGAACGGATCGTGCAGAGAGGGCGCTGTTTTGAACCGAAGTGATTTCCGTCGAGGAAAAGGGGGTGAATAATCCAGGCCACACCCAAGCGGATTTTGGAGCTGCAAGTCCCTGGTGTCGTGTCGGGGAAAGCGAATTCATCCGGCACGACACAGACATGGCACTCTACGGCTCCGAATGCGCTAATGGATTCGGGTTTCGATTTTTCAGATATGTCGATGGTGATTGTGGAGTATGTGCCGATGATTGATCCGAATGCGCTGGAAGGGTTCGATGGCCGCTGTATCGCGCTGCCGGAAACCCGCCAACTGGATGTGCTGGCAGGGCTACTGGAGCGGCGTGGTGCGCAAGTGATCCGATGCCCACTGGTATCCATTCTGGATACGCCGGATCAGATTTCGGTAGCGACCTGGCTCAAGCATTTCATTCACGACGATACCGTGCGGGATCTGATCCTGCTGACCGGTGAAGGTGTTTCGCGCCTGCTGGACGCCGCGGAGCGGCACTACATGCGCCCGGCCTTCGAGGCAAAGCTGGCGAGGGTGCGCAAGATCTCGCGCGGACCCAAGCCGGGACGCGCCCTGCGCGAGATCGGGCTGGTCAGCGACGTGGTGAGTGTGAAGCCGACGACCGCTGGGGTGATCGAGACACTGGCGACATTGGAATTCGTCACCGACCGGGTGGCGGTACAGCTTTACGGGAGTGAGCCCAATCTACCGTTGCAGAACGCGTTGCGCGCGCGTGGCCTGGAGCCCATGCCCGTCGCGCCCTACATTTACGCCAGTGAAATGGACGATGTTCGTGTGCTCGATCTGATCGATACCCTTGCCGGAGGGCAGGTGGATGCGATTGCCTTCACCAGCCAGCCACAGGTCAGACGCTTGCTCGATCTGGCACACGAGCATGGCCGCGAAGAGGCGCTGCGTACGGCAATGGCCGGGATGTTGATTGCGGCCATCGGCCCGGTGGTGGCGGATCTGCTGGACAGCCGCGGCGTGCATGTCGATGTGGTGCCGGAGGCGCGTTATTTCATGCGCCCATTGGTCGATGCTATCGCGGCGAAATTTACGGCGCCCTGAGGGCGTTGCACGATCCGCTCGGGGGCTTCGGATTGCCCTCCGAAGCGTATCACCAGTGCACCGAGTTCATCTGCCAAGCTGATCAGTCCGCGTGCTCGGGTTTCTGTTCGCTGCGCGGCCTCGCACGTGATTTCGGCGGTATCGCGAATTGCGGTTACCCGACGGTTGATCTCTTCGGCGACCTTGCTCTGCTGCTCGCCGGCGATCGCAATCTGGGCGGTCATGTCGCCTATGATGGTGACCGCGCCGTCGATGGCGCCGAGGGCATCGACGACTCCGGCGGTTTCATCCACTCCTTGGCGGGCAAGGCGTTCGTTGGCCTTTAAATTCTCGGTGCTTTCGCCGACCGTGTGCTGCAGTTGTTCGATCATGTCCTGAATGTCGGCGGTCGCGGAGGCGGTGCGTTTTGCGAGCGCACCGACTTCGCTGGCAACCACGGCGAAACCACGACCGTGTTCGCCGGCACGTGCAGCTTCGATGGAGGCGTTGAGTGACAGCAGATTGGTTTGATCCGCAATTTCCTTGATCAGATCGACCACGTCGCCGATACGCGCGCTGTCGGCATTCAGTCGCTGCATGACGCGCCCCGCGTCGGCGATTTCCTCGGCGAGGCGAGTGATGGTGTCGCGGCTGGTATTGACGACGCCGCGCCCGCGGGCGGTTGCTTCGCGCGCCCGTCCGGCCGACTGTGCGGCTTCGGTGGTGTTATGTGCTACCTCCTGCACGGTGGCGGCCATCTCGTTAACCGCCGTGGCGACCGATTCGATCTGTGTCTGCTGTTCCTCGATACCGCGCACGGTCTGGGCGAGGATTTCGGCGGAATCGCCCGATGACCGGTGTAGATGGCGGGCATGTTCCTGGATGCGACCGAGTACGGTGCGCTGTCCTGCCTCGAGTAGCCGAAAGGCCAATTCTATCTCGCCTGATTCGTCGCGTCGGTCGGTATAGACCGCCTGCATCACCGGATTGTCCACAATGCGTCGTGCTCGTGAGACGGTCCGGCGTAGCGGGGCGAGCAGGCCGATGGTCGCAAAAACGGAAATCATTCCCAGGACGAAGGCCGCACCCGTCGCAGCTGTCCGTGTCAGCCCACTTATTTCGCCGATGGCCAGTAGCGAGAACAGCCCTCCATTGACCGCGGCAATGCGCGTGCCCATGCGGTGCAACGGGGAGCGGCGCATGAGGCGAGTCAGACGGGCACCGGCGGTTCGCGTGTCCGCACCCCGCCCATCCGTAGGGCTGCCGAGTACTCGATACAGTTTTTCGGCGCGTGCGCGGTCCGCCGCTTGCGGTCGGACGCGCACGGACTCGTAGCCGCTCAGGCGACCTTGTTCGTAGACAGGCGTGACATAGGCATCGACCCAGTAGTGGTCGCCGTTGTGACAGCGGTTTTTCACGACGCCCATCCAAGGGTGGCCGGATTTGACCGTGTGCCACAGGTCGGCAAATGCCGCTTGCGGCATATCGGGGTGGCGCACGAGGTTATGGCTCTTGCCAACGAGTTCATCGGCACTGAAGCCGGCGACTTTGAGGAAGACCTCGTTGGCGTAGGTGACCACGCCGGCCGTGTCAGTGGATGAGATGAGTTGCTCGTCGGGCGCGAAGGACTGTTCGCGGCCGCTGATCGGGAGGTTTCGCTTCATGCCGGTGTGTTAGCGCCAGTTGGTCAGTGCCGTGGCCACGGGCACGCGCCGCGCGACCATTGAGGTGCGCGAGTATAAACATGTTCTGTATGGGGGTATAGAGCGCACCGCGGCGTGGCCGCGATGCGAATGCCGGTGCTCTACCAGGTGAGTACGCGGCCAGCCTCGCCCAATGCAGGTAGGGCCTGACTCGGCGTCAGCAAGGGCAGACTCTTGGTCAGATCGTCAACAGTCATGCCGTTGAGATCCAATGATTGCGCGCAGCCGATCACACGCACGCCATTGTCTTCGGCCAGCTTCATAAAGTCGGCGATGCTGTTGCCGCCCTCAAGCGGGTGGATGGATTCGGCCACGCCTTTTTTCAGCAGCTCGGTGGCTGGGCCGGTGAAGTACATGATGACGTTTTGCTCCATGGCGGCGGCGGTGGAGGCCAGAAAAAAGGCGGAGGGTAGCCGTTTGGGGTTTTCGGGGCCGGTGATCAGAATAATCACCAGATCTGCTGCTTGTGAGTCAGCCATGTT comes from the Acidihalobacter yilgarnensis genome and includes:
- a CDS encoding DsrE family protein, which translates into the protein MADSQAADLVIILITGPENPKRLPSAFFLASTAAAMEQNVIMYFTGPATELLKKGVAESIHPLEGGNSIADFMKLAEDNGVRVIGCAQSLDLNGMTVDDLTKSLPLLTPSQALPALGEAGRVLTW
- a CDS encoding uroporphyrinogen-III synthase, yielding MIDPNALEGFDGRCIALPETRQLDVLAGLLERRGAQVIRCPLVSILDTPDQISVATWLKHFIHDDTVRDLILLTGEGVSRLLDAAERHYMRPAFEAKLARVRKISRGPKPGRALREIGLVSDVVSVKPTTAGVIETLATLEFVTDRVAVQLYGSEPNLPLQNALRARGLEPMPVAPYIYASEMDDVRVLDLIDTLAGGQVDAIAFTSQPQVRRLLDLAHEHGREEALRTAMAGMLIAAIGPVVADLLDSRGVHVDVVPEARYFMRPLVDAIAAKFTAP
- a CDS encoding methyl-accepting chemotaxis protein translates to MKRNLPISGREQSFAPDEQLISSTDTAGVVTYANEVFLKVAGFSADELVGKSHNLVRHPDMPQAAFADLWHTVKSGHPWMGVVKNRCHNGDHYWVDAYVTPVYEQGRLSGYESVRVRPQAADRARAEKLYRVLGSPTDGRGADTRTAGARLTRLMRRSPLHRMGTRIAAVNGGLFSLLAIGEISGLTRTAATGAAFVLGMISVFATIGLLAPLRRTVSRARRIVDNPVMQAVYTDRRDESGEIELAFRLLEAGQRTVLGRIQEHARHLHRSSGDSAEILAQTVRGIEEQQTQIESVATAVNEMAATVQEVAHNTTEAAQSAGRAREATARGRGVVNTSRDTITRLAEEIADAGRVMQRLNADSARIGDVVDLIKEIADQTNLLSLNASIEAARAGEHGRGFAVVASEVGALAKRTASATADIQDMIEQLQHTVGESTENLKANERLARQGVDETAGVVDALGAIDGAVTIIGDMTAQIAIAGEQQSKVAEEINRRVTAIRDTAEITCEAAQRTETRARGLISLADELGALVIRFGGQSEAPERIVQRPQGAVNFAAIASTNGRMK